The sequence GGACTGCTTTGTCTCCTCCTCTCTGACCTCCTGTTTTAGCTCTCCATTTACACATCCCTTTTTCAATCCCACTGGTGCTCATCTTCATCTCCTGCAGTCTCTCCTTTGCCCTCCAAGCTCCAGCAGTTTGTTGTATTCAACTGTGTGACTGGAGTGGTACATTTGTTGTGGTACCTTCCATCTTaaggtatttttccttcttatctaAAGCTCTTTTCCTACCACTATgtatttctcagtgctgctttggcCTTTATATTTTCATGCTCTGTGTCAACAAGGGGGAGAGTGAAATGTTCCCTTTCTTGGTGTAGATGAACTTAAAGATTGAAGTACAGATGGAACTGTAGCTcagttctgatttctttttaaatatcatgCCCTGGCTCCACTGGTGGAGGTCtgaagcagcactgcatccaatCTTTATATTGGATTAAATAAGATGGGATCTTTTGATGGGATTTGAGAAGACCATTCTAGAACTCAAGGGCTATGGCTTGAAAGTTTCTTCATGAAACTATCAGACTAACAAATCTTTGTGTAATTGGAGCACAGCCCCCTGCAGGCTGGCCCTGTGAGCTGTTGTCTGTTAAGGTTTGCAACCTTTTGACCTTACTGCTGCCATTCCTGGAGAAAGGCTTCTGATTCTCTTAAATGTGgactgctgtgcttctgctggtAGTTGTGTTATGGCTGCGGTCACACAGTGCTTGTGTAGCACCTCTCTGGCCCTGCAAAGGGTCAGGATCTGCTGTGCCCCTTcaatcgcagaatcacagaatggccagggttggaaggaacctcagggatcatgaagctccaaccccctgccacactcagggccaccaacctccacatttaacaccagaccaggctgcccagggccccatccgacctggccttgaacacctccaatGCTCAGGGtgttctgggcagctgttccagcgcCTCTCcacttccccctgacatccaacctcaatcttccgtccctcaacttaaaaccatttccccttgtcctgctgttatcaaccctttcaaagattcccctcctgtctgtaggctccctttaggtactgaaggctgcaatgaggtcaccccacagccttcttttctccatgctgaacaagcccagctccctcagcctgtctttgtagggagctgctccagtcccctgctcatctctgtggctctgctctggaccctctccaacagctctctgtctttcttgtttCTGGGGCTCCAAACCTGGACTCAGCACTCCAGATTGGTCTCACGAGGTCAGAGTAGAGAaggacgatcacctccctgtccctacTGGCCGCCCCAGCCCCATCGCAGTACCTCCATGCTCTCTAGATGGCAGAACGAAGCCAATAGCAGCGCTCTAGGATCAACCTGATAACAGCAGCCATCAGTCATCCTTGCTTCTGATGcccttttcctcctgcaaaTCTCTTCCCAACGtcactttcaaagcaaattGCTCCTGAGGCTCCAACCATCTGTACTTGTGACCCAGGACCCAGCTGCTGTCCctacaaaacaaaccacagctCATCGCAGGgcaggggctgtgcagcagcagccatcagctgcTCTTTGGGACAGTTTGTGTTCCCGCTGCGCACAGGCAGGACGTTAAGCTGCAAGTCACTTCTTTCCCCAGGGAAGTAATTGGAACGGTTCTTTAACGGCATCGGTGCACATCGCTGTTCCTGTGACCAGATAGCTGGGGATGGAGCCCTTCTGCTGCCGATGTGTTGGAACAATGCCGGCGTGTAGTAAAGAAGTGAACTAGAAGTAATTTGTCTGAGTCAGACTTTTGGATACAGAAGTGACAActccctgccctcccccagCGCATTGTGTGAGGAGCTGAGCCCCCGTTTgtgttccttgttttttttattagcattaAAACCAAAAGGAATAAAGAGGCAGTTGGGAAGCCACCTGCAAATCGGCCACGCGCTCACACATCACAAAGGGAGTAACATTTTTCCCCCAGCCCCAATGGTTTTGAATGTTAAGATGAACATGCTTTTGTCTACATCAGCCTTATTTTGCCCCGTTATTTCTTCCCAGGCACCCGACTCTGAGATGCTGAGTGCTCTAAAGAGGGACACAGCATCTCAGTGTTCAGCTCAGCTTGCcaaacacagagctgtggaTAAAAGTAGAGTGTTGGTTTTGAAACCGTGCTCCTCCTTTACATTTCAAGTCTCTTTTTGCAGAGGTAATTTTAAAGGTTAATGAATGGAACTGATCAAAAGTTTTCAGCCAGCCTCCAATACCAGACTGACTATCCTGAGctattaatcatttattttatgaGCAAACAAAGCAAGCTTGAGGTTATTTACAGCACTGCGTGCTGCCCTGGTGTACGTGCTGTGCTTCACTTCACTTTGGAAAACAGCTCCTACGTTACTGCTCTTCTTCAGGGTTACTGAAAAACCATCTCCAGGACAGCTTTATTGTTTAACAAAGGTGAAAGCTCAATGGGTGTGTGATATTTGGTTTGGCTGAGGTACTGCATCTGATCCTTTCAGTTGAGGGTTAAGGAGAGGGgaaatctgaaagcaaaactgcagaacTTTGGTATCGGTGCTGCAAGGCTTCCTTGCCCTGGTAGGGAGGTTTAAGCTCTAAACCAAGCTGGATGGGAGCAGAAGGGAGGGGATGTTCTCTGCCTCCCAGAGCAGACTGAGAGCAGCACCCTGCATCCCATTGGGAGCTGCCTGGTGCCAGTAGGGTACTGGTAACCACTACAGATACCCTCTCTGAGAAGAAGCTGGTATGATGAAGCCCATTTTCACTGTGTCAGCACAAATCTGACCTTTGGATACCATCCCAAGCCGTGTGCTGTTTCCTATTTGCCAGGCGGTGTTTGTTCGGATCACGCCAACCTGAGCAGACTGGCttccattttctgttgctgGTTTTGCAATCCAGCAGATAAGGAGAGAAAACTAGGCACGATGCCATGCAGCGTAAtgtctgtctgctgctgttaaTATTTTGGGGGCACTAATCTTGAGTTTTCAACCTGTATGTTCACACCAGATTGTTGGAGGAGTTGACTTTTTTCCTTACTTAGAATTTTCAACTCTCCTTTCCTTGTGAGGCTGGCAATGAGGAGGGGAATAACAAGTGCTTTGTAACACGGGGGttgttgcctttgcttttgGTCTCACTGTGTCTATTTTAGGTCCATAATTGCTGTGTAATCCAGGAGCTGCATCTCAGCAGGTCAAACTGGGGCTGGGATGGACAACTGGCAACGTGTGCAAACTGGATGAACTCAGGAATGAACACGGCTGGAATGAACTCTTGCATTGCAGCCTGAGAAGTCAGTGTGGGCTGATGTGGTTAGAGGGCAAACTGCTCCCCGGTGCCTTGCAGCCTATCTCTGACACGTGCAGGTGCTCTCAGAGCGTGCAACTGTTCAAAAGGACACGAGCCCGAGTGTGCCTCTCCCATTAGCTAAGGAACAGAAGCACACATGCAAATGATTCAGGTGCTGCTTCAAAGCCGAGCGCTACAGAGGAGATATGTGGTAGAGGTGAGAGCTGTGGCAGTGGAGATAAAGGCAGCCCTGAGTGAGGAGCTCCAGGAGCACCTCGGGGAGGGGTCCATCATCAGCCATGGGAGAAGCCAGACCAACACCTGGGAGATGATTTCAGCCTTATCttcagatgtttgtttttcccttcataTTGCACCAGGCCATATTTCTTTCCCAGGTGAAGATCTGAGCTGGTGCCTCTCCTACCCTCTGGCTTTGCAGTGCCAATGGCTGCACCGTGCACCTGCTGGGAAGTGAGCTCAGGCTGGGCAAAGCCACAGAGTCCAAGCACACTGCTGTATGAAGCACAGAAGGAGAGGTTTTTCTCCAAACTGCTGCTCTAGTGCTCTGTATAATAACACAATGAAAGGAACAGCTCCTAACTCTTGGGAAGCAGGATCCAGCTGTGCCATCTCCCATGTGGATATGGCCGTGCTGGAgtagcagctcagcacagactGTATGGTGAACTGCTGGAAGCCAGACCAAGCTGCAGATGACAAGGACAATAAATATGCTTCTGGCACAGCTAACAGCACAGGGACATGTAGAACCTGTATCTTCATTCAGCTGCACACACGAGGGATGTATAAGCCTTGTGAGCACTTCCTATGTCTGCATAGCCCCTCTGGCCTCATCCAGCACGTGGTCTGACCCACACAAGGCTCTCCCAACCAAAAATGGTTCACCTTTAGGAGCAATGAATGATAGGATCCCTAAATCTGAAACATTGTTCCAACGGGAAAGAAGCCAGGACAGGGATGAGGGGTTGCGTCCCTCTGTGGGAATTCAAAGAAGCAGTCTGGAGATGCTGAATGTGTCCCAGCAGTAAGCCAGGAGCTGTGAAAAAACCCTTCCTGAGGTTAAGGCAGCAATGGTTGGAGTCCAGCCCTATGCTCTGAGCAATTTGCATCCTCCCAGCTCCCCTGCATGCTCCCACCACCACGAGATGACCATGTGTGACCTCAGAGACCCACAGACAGCCCATAAACATGACCACGGTGGGATAATTTTGGCCAAGTCTGCAGCTTGCAGAGCCCTTTGACCCCCCATCCCCAGAGGAGTTGTGCTGCAGTGTTGGCAGCTATCAGAGCTCAGCACAACGTGGCAGCTTATGGCAGCCCGCAGCTGTGCCAGGTGGGATTCATCCGAACGCAGGAAAAGCCCTCGTTTCCCCTAGCATTTGTTGCAGTGACAGTTTTGCCTTTCATTTGTCTTTGCATCTGCCCTTTTTCCAGTGCCACAAGAGCTGAAAGCCTCGGAGAATTGgcatggggggggaggggggaaagggtgacggggggtggggggggtaACCCGCTCCCCCTGCATAAACTACAGCATGAATGAGGGAGAGGGGAATAAAACAAACCCCGGGCTGCAGGCTGCGTGCCCCCAGCTGCCCCGGCCTTTGTGAGCACGGTGGGAGCAGCTGGTGCGGCAGCTGCAGCCCGCGGCCCCGGAACGGCCCCGCAGCCGGTGCGGGTGGGATCCGGGTGGGGAGACACCAACGAGCCCGCATCTGGCGTGTaactgctgcttgtgctgctcGGTAACGGGGATATTCCCGCGACCGGTGTGTGGGTATCACAAGGGCCAAACGTTAATTAACCGTACTCATCTCCGCCAAGCTGAACGGTGCTGCCGTTTGCTCTTCGCTTGCGGAGGAACGAGGCGCTGGGGCAGCAGGGTTCGGCCGTGGTCTTAGCGCTGCCCCGCGGCAGCCACAGGCGGAACCAGCAGCAAAACATCCCTCGAAGTTCGCAACATTCCTTAAAGCAGAGGCACCTCGCGCTGAGCCCAACAGCCCCGCCGCGGCCTCAGCGCTTCCTCCGGACCCACTGTACCGAAGGCTGGGGGGTGGTGGGGGTGGAGGGTATTGACGTCCCTTTGGGCTTGGCTACGTTCTCCCTTATGGTTCCGTCTCCTCACGCACGGAGATTATCAGCGCCCCGCACGCGGGGATGCCGACGGCGGGAGCCGCCCACGCCACGTCCCGCGGGGGGGAATcggctgccctgccctgccgcACCCTGCCGGCACCGCCACGGACACGCAGCTCAGCCCCGCCGGCCTCGCGGCCGACTCTAGGCCAGGAGCGCAGGAAGCGCCCAGCGCTGCAGACCCCGTCCCAGCGTGGCCCCACGCGCCGCAGCTCCGCGCTACCCTCGGCCCCTTTAAGGCCCCGCCGCGCTCCTCACCCACGCGGCGCCACGGCCGCGTCCCTGAGCCGCCTTCTGATTGGCCCCTGCCTCGGCGCGGCCGTTCTGATTGGCCGCCTGTCAGCGcgtccgccgccgccgccctaGACCAATGGGCGACCGGTAGCGCTCCTCCCTCCGGCTACCTCGACCAATCGGACGGCGCCCCCGCACCCCCGCCTCGGCGCTCGGCGGAGGGCGCAGCCAATGGGAGGGCGCGGGGAGGTTGGCGCCGCTTTCGCGGCAAAAAGGATTTGGCGCGCAAAGGCGCGCGGGGCCGGAGCGCGGGATAgcccggcggcggcgcggcgtggagcggccccgcgcccggcATGGGCCGCGCCCCCGCcccggccgcggccccgcgccccgcgccgcccgtCACCTGAGCCATGGCTacggcgggcggcgcggcggggctgGCGGCGCTGCTGGGCGGCGCCTCCCCGCACCTCCTCATCGTCTCGGCCTCCGAGGAGCCCGCGGGCGGCTGCCGCCCCGACGCCGACCTTCTGCTCTTCGCCACGCCGCAGCCCTCCCgtcccggccccgcgccgcgccgccccgcgctgGGCCGCCCGCCGGTAACCCGCGGGACGGGGGAGGgagcggggggcggcggggcctCCCGGGGTGGCGCGAGCCgccgggcggggccgggccgcgcaGTGCCCACGCGAGACGGCTGGCGGGAGCGGCCCCCCATCAGGGCCCGGCCCCGCGTTagggcccggccccgcggggcACCGCCGCTCCGGAAGCTGCCGCCGGGACCGCCTTCCGCCCGCGCGCCCGCGCCGCTGCAAGGGGCTGCCCCCGGAGGCCGGGGCCGGGCCTGCCGCCGCGGTGCGTTCCGCTTCCCCGCGCTGAGGAGGCCCTGTCCCGCAGGTGAAGCGGAAGCTGAACTTGGAGACGGATCACCAGTACATAGCCGAGAGCCTGCCCGCGGCCCGCGGCAGGGCCCGGATCCCCGGCAGAGGTACGGCGCGGCCCTCCCCGTTGTGCTGCCAGCTCGGAGCTGCGGGCGCGGCCGTCCTTGTGCGGCCGTCTCGGCCGGCTGCGGGCGCAGTGCTGGCTCGGTCCCTTCGTTCATGACGGGCTGCGTCACCTCCCGCTTCACCTCTGCCATCTGCCGTCCCCCTGGGAGCGTCAGGCCTTGCCTGGCTGCTCGCTGTCAGATCTCAGTTGCGGGGCCCCGCAGCGCCCATCCCCCGAGCTTCCCCCCCAGACAGCAGATGTCGGGGTGCTGCTCACCTGCAAGGTGTGGTGGTGTTGGTACTGGGGCTGTCCTGGGCCCTGCAACTGAATCCTGCACCTGTCCCCAACAGGGACAAAGTCTCCCGGGGAGAAATCCCGCTATGAAACCTCTCTGAACCTCACCACCAAGCgcttcctggagctgctcagccaaTCCCCCGATGGTGTGGTGGACCTCAACTGGGCAGCCGAGGTGCTGAAGGTGCAGAAGAGGCGCATCTACGACATCACCAATGTCCTGGAGGGCATCCAGCTCATCACCAAGAAGTCCAAGAACAACATCCAGTGGCTGTATGTCCCCAGGATGGGGGGAAACACAGGAGCCACCGGGGTTGGGTGTAGGGTGGAGGAGGGAGGGCAaagctcagagcagtgctggtggccGGTTCCCGCCCTGAGGTCAGGTGGTGATGGCAGCACTGGGATGTTTGTGCTGGGGGTGACGGCTCTGTGTATCCCAGGGGCAGCCAGGTGGCCGTGGGGGCCTCCAGCCAACAGCGACTGCTGGAGAAGGAGCTGCGGGATCTGCATGCGGCCGAGCAGCAGCTGGACGATCTCATCCAGACGTGCACGGTGCAGCTGCGGCTGCTCACCGAGGATCCCTCCAACCAGCAATATCCTTCGGTGCGGGGCCAGGATGGGGCTGGCTGGGCTGGAGAGGTGCGGGGAATGGAGCCCCACCGGCACCTACGGTCACTGTTTGGGGTTTTGTGTGAATGTGTCCCTGTGTCTGCTCCTTGACCCACCACACTGCAGCCTATGTCACCTGCCAGGACCTCCGGAGCATCGTGGACCCTTCTGAGCAAATGGTGATGGTTATCAAGGCACCCCCAGAGACCCAGCTGCAAGTCTCAGACCCAGCAGAGGTGAGTTTCCCAGTCCCCCCCGTGGGTCACAAAGTCCTTGTCCTCCACACAGCCCTTGGTACAACTCCGCCTTGGCACTCCGTGTCCCAGCTGTCCCTCTTGTCCCCAGGCTTTCCAGGTCTCTGTGAAAAGCACTCAGGGCCCCATCGATGTGTTCCTCTGCCCCGAGGACAGCTCAGGGGTCTGCAGCCCTGTCAAGAGCCCCTTCAAGGCACCTGCTGAAGAGTTGTCCCCTGGCTCATCGCAGCAGAGAGCCTCCCCGCTCCTGCATCCTGCCCAGGATGTGAACATGCTGCTGGCTGGTGAGCaagatggggatgggaatgggatgaGGGCATGGGGGGATGGGGTGAGGACACTGTCATGACCAGGAGCATGAGCGAAAAGGGCTGCATGAAGCACAGAACTGAGCTCTTGGCTGTGTGTTAGGGGCAGCCCGGCCTCCATGTTCACATCATGCAGTGCCAAGtagctggactcaatgatctttataagtgagtcccttccaaattgggatattctgtgatccACCCAGCTGTCGGCTTTGCTTCTACCCAAGCTTGGCAGAGGCAGCCCTGGAGCTTTCTGCTTAGGAAAGGACACTGTCCCTCTTCGTCCCACCACTCAACAAGTGGTCTGGGTCATGCTGCCCGGTTGGCCTGAATGTTTCTGAGCTCTCCCAATGCTTTGTGTGCAATCTGCATGGCCTCAGtggctcagagcacagcaattCTGCTGTTCTGgtgtgtgctgtggggctgacaGCCATGGTCTGTCCCCGCAGAGGCACTGCTGCCAGGCACAGCGCTGCCCTCCAAGTGCCCCACGGAGGATGTGAGCTTGTCGCCGCTGGCCTCCATGGACACACTCCTGGAGCAGGGCAAGGACGATTTGTCGGGCTTCCTGACGGATGAGTTCATTGCACTGTCACCACCACAGCCACAGGATTACCACTTCGGCCTGGAGGACGGTGAGGGCATCAGTGAGCTCTTTGACTGTGACTTTGGGGACTTCACGCACTTGGACTTCTGAGGTTCTGTCCTGATTTCTGAAGCTGCCCCACTGCCAAGGAAATGTGGGCAGGGCTGAGGACAGCCACATGGTGCCCTGTGCCTTGGCGTGGCTCTGGTGCCTTCCTTGggtccctgtgctgcagcagctctggggcccCCTCCATCCGTCCCCTctgcaatattttcttccttcccttctggcATCTCCACGCCGCAATGGGACAGATCCCAGCTTGGTGCTTGAGCCCTCACAGGGGGCTGCTCCTGTCCCAGGAGGAGAATGCTGGGGAGCAAGGGGTCCCCATTGGGTGCCCCTCACTGCGGGCCAGCCGCAGGGTGCCCATGGCAGAGCTTTAAGCAGTCCTGTGTATAGATCGGATTAATTTATTATTGTTCCCTGGGGACAGCGTTTAGTTTCCCgggaggggttggggggggtATGTGGTGGTGTGGGGGTGCCGGGAggttttcttgtgctgggaaggGCCAGCTCTGCAGGGTGGCACCGTGCCGGCAGAGCGTggggtatttatttattatttatgccGTGAGGGGCTCTCCCTGGATGGCGGGAGTGGGAACGGGGGGAGGTGGTGCAGGAGGAGGGTCCCGGCAGGGTGTGCTGGCCCCAGAGCTTACATGCATCAGATGGCTGCAGGAAGAGCGATGGAGTGGGCTGGGGGTGTCCCAGGATGTGTGAAGATGGGGAACATGTGCACCTCCAAGCTCCAATGAGGACCAAATGTTGTCTCCAGGCTTTCTCTCTAATTTCCTGTGCAGCCCTTCAGGCTGAGTGTATTTTGGGTTTGTTTCCTCCTCCCTGGCTCCAAAGGGGCTGTGGGGAAGATGGAGGGGCCTTCAGGCCAGGCTGGAGCCGCACTTTCACTTAATGCCTTTAACAAGCTTGTGTTCCGCTGAGCTTTGTGTTTAATAAAGATTTCTACTGACAGTGGCCTTCACTTTGGGACTGGGCTGCAAGCAGTGGGGAGCTGAGATACTGCCTGCACC comes from Lagopus muta isolate bLagMut1 chromosome 16, bLagMut1 primary, whole genome shotgun sequence and encodes:
- the E2F1 gene encoding transcription factor E2F1 — translated: MATAGGAAGLAALLGGASPHLLIVSASEEPAGGCRPDADLLLFATPQPSRPGPAPRRPALGRPPVKRKLNLETDHQYIAESLPAARGRARIPGRGTKSPGEKSRYETSLNLTTKRFLELLSQSPDGVVDLNWAAEVLKVQKRRIYDITNVLEGIQLITKKSKNNIQWLGSQVAVGASSQQRLLEKELRDLHAAEQQLDDLIQTCTVQLRLLTEDPSNQHAAYVTCQDLRSIVDPSEQMVMVIKAPPETQLQVSDPAEAFQVSVKSTQGPIDVFLCPEDSSGVCSPVKSPFKAPAEELSPGSSQQRASPLLHPAQDVNMLLAEALLPGTALPSKCPTEDVSLSPLASMDTLLEQGKDDLSGFLTDEFIALSPPQPQDYHFGLEDGEGISELFDCDFGDFTHLDF